The proteins below are encoded in one region of Sulfolobus islandicus Y.N.15.51:
- the pyk gene encoding pyruvate kinase, which yields MRKTKIVATLGPSSEEKVKELAEYVDVFRINFAHGDEKSHKKYFDLIRTYAPESSILVDLPGPKLRLGELKEPIEVKKGDKIIFSQKDGIPVDDELFYSAVKENSYILIADGTIRVRVTSKSKDKVEGIVVEGGILLSRKGINIPNVSLKSGITDNDLKLLKRALDLGADYIGLSFVISEDDVKKVKEFVKDEAWIIAKIEKSEALKNLTNIVKESDGIMVARGDLGVETGLENLPLIQRRIVRISRVFGKPVILATQVLTSMINSPIPTRAEIIDISNSIMQGVDSIMLSDETAIGNYPVESVRTLHNIISNVEKSIKHGPIGPLNSESDAIALAAVNASKISKADVIVVYSRSGNSILRVSRLRPERNIIGISPDPKLSKKFKLCYGVIPLSISKKMESIDEIIDVSTKLMEKKVKDLRFKKIVIVGGDPKQEAGKTNFVIVKTLEQ from the coding sequence ATGAGAAAAACTAAAATAGTTGCCACTTTAGGTCCTTCCTCAGAGGAAAAAGTAAAGGAGCTTGCTGAATACGTTGATGTTTTTAGAATAAATTTTGCTCATGGTGATGAAAAATCTCACAAGAAGTATTTTGATCTCATTAGGACATACGCACCAGAGTCTAGCATCTTAGTAGATTTGCCAGGGCCTAAATTGAGACTGGGAGAGCTTAAAGAACCAATAGAGGTGAAGAAAGGAGATAAAATAATTTTCTCCCAAAAAGATGGAATTCCAGTCGATGATGAGCTATTCTATTCCGCTGTAAAAGAAAACTCATACATCTTAATTGCAGATGGAACAATACGTGTAAGGGTCACGTCGAAAAGTAAGGATAAAGTAGAGGGAATTGTTGTAGAGGGTGGAATTTTATTATCGAGAAAAGGAATAAATATCCCTAACGTCAGTCTAAAATCTGGGATAACAGATAACGATTTAAAACTTTTGAAAAGAGCGTTGGATCTGGGAGCAGATTATATAGGTCTCTCTTTTGTAATCAGTGAAGATGATGTAAAGAAGGTAAAGGAATTTGTAAAAGATGAAGCGTGGATTATTGCAAAGATAGAGAAGAGTGAGGCGTTAAAGAACTTGACCAATATTGTCAAGGAATCAGATGGAATAATGGTAGCTCGAGGCGATTTGGGAGTTGAGACTGGGCTAGAAAATTTGCCTTTAATTCAAAGGAGAATAGTAAGGATTTCAAGAGTATTTGGCAAACCCGTTATTTTAGCAACTCAAGTACTAACTTCAATGATAAACAGTCCTATACCTACTAGGGCGGAAATTATAGATATTTCTAACTCAATCATGCAGGGCGTAGACTCTATAATGTTAAGCGATGAAACTGCCATAGGTAATTATCCAGTTGAAAGCGTAAGAACTCTTCATAATATTATAAGTAATGTAGAAAAGAGTATAAAGCACGGACCAATTGGGCCACTTAATAGTGAAAGTGATGCAATAGCTTTAGCTGCTGTAAACGCAAGTAAAATATCTAAAGCAGACGTAATAGTAGTGTATAGTAGATCAGGGAATTCAATATTGCGTGTATCGAGATTAAGGCCTGAGCGTAACATAATAGGAATCTCTCCCGATCCTAAACTATCTAAGAAGTTTAAGCTATGTTATGGTGTAATACCTCTAAGTATAAGCAAGAAAATGGAATCAATAGACGAGATAATAGACGTTTCCACAAAGCTGATGGAGAAAAAGGTTAAGGACTTAAGATTTAAAAAAATTGTTATTGTAGGAGGGGATCCAAAACAAGAGGCAGGGAAGACTAACTTCGTCATAGTCAAGACATTAGAACAGTAG
- a CDS encoding DUF1955 domain-containing protein: MSESQELRRKLIEAKKLILDGFVEQGIELLSKTITSENIKESNWIICNVIDTADCDAVVKTLDSIGKIFDMSPCANIKRIVYCYALVNKASEYVDLALDIIVKSNKKDALDKLYNDLKNEKINPEFLLKIGIAYKKLGAVKESNEVLRKACENGLKEACENIKEIASKIM; this comes from the coding sequence ATGAGCGAGAGTCAAGAACTAAGAAGAAAATTAATTGAAGCTAAAAAACTGATATTAGATGGTTTCGTTGAACAAGGAATTGAACTTCTCTCTAAGACAATTACATCAGAAAACATTAAAGAATCAAATTGGATTATATGCAATGTAATAGATACAGCAGATTGTGATGCAGTTGTAAAAACCCTAGATTCCATAGGAAAAATATTTGATATGTCCCCTTGTGCTAATATAAAGAGAATAGTTTACTGTTATGCGTTAGTGAATAAAGCGAGTGAATATGTTGATTTGGCACTAGATATTATAGTCAAGTCAAATAAAAAGGATGCATTAGATAAACTATATAATGATTTGAAAAATGAAAAAATTAATCCAGAGTTCTTATTGAAGATAGGAATTGCATATAAGAAACTAGGTGCAGTCAAAGAAAGTAATGAAGTCCTAAGGAAGGCATGTGAAAATGGATTAAAAGAGGCATGTGAAAACATTAAAGAAATAGCTAGTAAGATTATGTAA